In the genome of Streptomyces pactum, one region contains:
- a CDS encoding DUF6230 family protein: MESVARGGTRWKRFAVVMVPSVAATAAIGVALSQGALAASFAVSGQQFKVTAKRLEGKNFVQYGAMEVSHNGKHIPVAVSGFKSATIEGLCQSVVIPVPLFGDVSLNLRAGDKGEKVRAKNLYIDLDQLDADAVFRDINIGVAAEASTKGPGVKEGDRTVEGSFAQEARSATLTDVEQTAWATSAGTFRLPDLSLSVKRGKHECY; this comes from the coding sequence ATGGAGTCCGTGGCTCGTGGCGGGACCAGATGGAAGCGGTTCGCCGTTGTCATGGTGCCGAGCGTCGCGGCTACGGCCGCGATCGGTGTCGCTCTGTCCCAGGGTGCGCTCGCGGCGTCGTTCGCGGTGTCCGGCCAGCAGTTCAAGGTCACCGCCAAGCGGCTCGAAGGGAAGAACTTCGTGCAGTACGGGGCCATGGAGGTCTCGCACAACGGGAAGCACATCCCGGTGGCGGTGTCGGGGTTCAAGTCCGCCACCATCGAGGGTCTGTGTCAGTCCGTGGTCATCCCGGTCCCGCTCTTCGGTGACGTGTCGCTGAACCTGCGCGCGGGCGACAAGGGCGAGAAGGTCCGTGCGAAGAACCTCTACATCGACCTCGACCAGCTGGACGCCGACGCGGTCTTCCGCGACATCAACATCGGTGTGGCGGCCGAGGCCAGCACCAAGGGCCCGGGCGTGAAGGAGGGCGACCGCACGGTCGAGGGCTCCTTCGCCCAGGAAGCGCGGTCGGCGACGCTGACCGATGTCGAGCAGACCGCCTGGGCCACCAGCGCGGGAACGTTCAGGCTCCCGGACCTCTCGCTGAGCGTCAAGCGGGGCAAGCACGAGTGCTACTGA
- a CDS encoding DUF6114 domain-containing protein has protein sequence MSAVSPGARVNRLTSWRLSFRAWRWQRPFWAGLLTLLAGVPIAYFPYANLTMGQLTIRMATTTGSASLIIGVLLMVLGVSMWFQPAVRVFAGVAAILLGLVSLVVSNFGGFLMGFLLALFGGGMSTAWAPGVAEPKEGPAEPAARGTGAPAAAASAPSPEPAPATEAVPSTEPARTAVAVETAGGPDLVKRAPDPVAPPSPAEAGTVTAAGRKSAPRPDAAGTAADRDTTEGRHRAR, from the coding sequence ATGAGTGCCGTGTCGCCGGGGGCGCGAGTGAACCGATTGACCAGTTGGCGTCTGAGCTTCCGGGCGTGGCGCTGGCAGCGGCCCTTCTGGGCGGGGCTGCTGACGCTGCTGGCCGGGGTGCCGATCGCCTATTTCCCCTACGCCAACCTCACCATGGGTCAGCTGACCATCCGGATGGCCACCACCACCGGCTCCGCGTCGCTGATCATCGGCGTGCTGCTGATGGTGCTGGGCGTGAGCATGTGGTTCCAGCCGGCGGTCCGCGTCTTCGCCGGCGTCGCCGCCATCCTGCTCGGTCTCGTCTCGCTGGTGGTCTCCAACTTCGGAGGCTTCCTGATGGGCTTTCTGCTCGCCCTCTTCGGCGGCGGCATGAGCACCGCCTGGGCGCCGGGCGTGGCGGAGCCGAAGGAAGGGCCGGCCGAGCCGGCGGCGCGCGGCACCGGGGCTCCGGCGGCCGCGGCATCCGCACCGTCCCCCGAACCCGCCCCGGCCACGGAGGCCGTGCCGTCCACCGAGCCGGCGCGGACCGCGGTGGCCGTGGAGACCGCCGGGGGTCCCGACCTCGTGAAGAGAGCACCGGACCCGGTGGCCCCACCGTCCCCGGCGGAGGCCGGGACCGTGACCGCCGCCGGCCGGAAGAGCGCACCGCGGCCGGACGCCGCCGGGACGGCGGCGGACCGGGACACCACCGAGGGGAGGCACCGTGCGAGGTGA
- a CDS encoding hydrogenase expression protein HypF — MLSRLQMPAGKAIALAAMPTAVLMGLGFTPQLANANPRAEERFKAGPCVTRSDEAARDGQEAEKDREREDGTAGDADTGPGGDAESGRGTGTDGGADPGTTEPDPPAGRHTPAPSPSAEPEQDAGDAGETGDGAGDGTGDEAGGTTEPAPPAPGGGTPDPEPEDPYNPLDPLGIGKQIEDLLTGGLTRPPATAPTAPATDPADGAVDGEAADGPAGTGKTTPGTTGKDPAGTGDEPGTADGTTGDARGEDAGDGEDGGNTGKGDAGQAPRDGEDAGDPENGEDGKDAEDGADGKDAQNGKDAEDAADEPSGTPEFDPDDLSGYPCPEFDAEAYENAPGETTEALLPDDPWVLLSSRLDLHGLAYDGIVEVKTSTGKVKKVLKFTATGIDIKDLHQQVVGPGGSTTHVEARKGSTSTITNGKVTMYTEELSGKLLGLLRVTFSPKSPPPLTLPELFFTDVKVVQAGQFGGDLTVPGMHLYTTTG; from the coding sequence GTGCTCAGCAGACTCCAGATGCCCGCCGGCAAGGCGATAGCGCTGGCCGCCATGCCGACCGCGGTCCTGATGGGGCTGGGGTTCACCCCCCAGCTCGCCAACGCCAACCCCCGGGCCGAGGAACGGTTCAAGGCCGGCCCCTGCGTCACCCGGTCCGACGAGGCCGCGCGGGACGGGCAGGAGGCGGAGAAGGACCGGGAACGCGAGGACGGCACGGCCGGCGACGCGGACACCGGGCCCGGCGGGGACGCCGAGTCCGGCCGGGGCACCGGCACGGACGGCGGCGCGGACCCCGGGACCACCGAGCCGGACCCGCCGGCCGGCCGGCACACGCCCGCGCCGTCACCCTCCGCCGAGCCGGAGCAGGACGCCGGGGACGCCGGGGAGACCGGGGACGGAGCCGGCGACGGGACCGGGGACGAGGCCGGCGGCACGACCGAGCCCGCCCCGCCCGCGCCGGGCGGCGGCACCCCGGACCCGGAGCCCGAGGACCCCTACAACCCGCTCGATCCGCTGGGCATCGGCAAGCAGATCGAGGACCTCCTCACCGGCGGCCTGACCCGGCCGCCGGCCACCGCGCCCACGGCACCCGCCACGGACCCCGCGGACGGGGCGGTGGACGGCGAGGCCGCGGACGGACCGGCCGGCACCGGGAAGACGACCCCCGGCACCACCGGGAAGGACCCGGCGGGCACCGGTGACGAGCCGGGGACGGCCGACGGCACGACCGGGGACGCCCGCGGTGAGGACGCCGGGGACGGCGAGGACGGCGGGAACACCGGGAAGGGCGACGCCGGCCAGGCCCCCCGGGACGGCGAGGACGCCGGAGACCCCGAGAACGGCGAGGACGGCAAGGACGCCGAGGACGGCGCGGACGGCAAGGACGCCCAGAACGGGAAGGACGCCGAGGACGCCGCCGACGAGCCGTCCGGCACCCCGGAGTTCGACCCGGACGACCTGTCCGGCTACCCCTGCCCGGAGTTCGACGCCGAGGCGTACGAGAACGCCCCCGGCGAGACCACCGAGGCGCTGCTCCCCGACGACCCCTGGGTGCTGCTCAGCTCCCGGCTCGATCTGCACGGCCTGGCCTACGACGGCATCGTGGAGGTGAAGACCTCCACCGGCAAGGTGAAGAAGGTCCTGAAGTTCACCGCCACCGGCATCGACATCAAGGACCTGCACCAGCAGGTCGTCGGCCCCGGCGGCAGCACCACGCACGTCGAGGCCCGCAAGGGCAGCACCTCCACCATCACCAACGGCAAGGTCACCATGTACACCGAGGAGCTGAGCGGCAAACTGCTCGGCCTGCTCCGGGTGACCTTCAGCCCCAAGAGCCCGCCCCCGCTCACCCTCCCCGAGCTGTTCTTCACCGACGTCAAGGTGGTCCAGGCCGGCCAGTTCGGCGGCGACCTGACGGTCCCGGGCATGCACCTGTACACCACCACCGGCTGA
- the pyk gene encoding pyruvate kinase — translation MRRSKIVCTLGPAVDSYDQLKTLIEAGMNVARFNMSHGTHAEHEERYHRLRKACEDTGHAVGVLADLQGPKIRLETFADGPVELVRGDEFTITTEDVPGDRTICGTTYKGLPGDVAKGDQVLINDGNVELRVTSVEGPRVRTIVIEGGVISDHKGINLPGAAVNVPALSEKDIEDLKFALQLGCDMVALSFVRDAADVRDVHRVMDEVGRRVPVIAKVEKPQAVANMEEVVAAFDGVMVARGDLAVEYPLEKVPMVQKRLVELCRRNAKPVIVATQMMESMITNSRPTRAEASDVANAILDGADAVMLSAESSVGRFPIETVKTMSKIVQAAEQELLSKGLQPLVPGKKPRTQGGSVARAACEIADFLGGKALIAFTKSGDTARRLSRYRAAQPILAFTTDTATRNQLTLSWGVESFVVPYVDNTDAMVDLVDAELLKLNRYAEGDTMIITAGSPPGVPGTTNMVRVHHLGGES, via the coding sequence ATGCGCCGTTCCAAAATCGTCTGCACCCTGGGCCCCGCCGTTGACTCCTACGACCAGCTGAAGACGCTGATCGAGGCCGGCATGAACGTGGCCCGCTTCAACATGAGCCACGGCACCCACGCGGAGCACGAGGAGCGCTACCACCGGCTCCGCAAGGCGTGTGAGGACACCGGCCACGCGGTGGGCGTGCTCGCCGACCTCCAGGGTCCCAAGATCCGTCTGGAGACCTTCGCCGACGGTCCGGTGGAGCTGGTGCGCGGTGACGAGTTCACCATCACCACCGAGGACGTGCCGGGCGACCGGACGATCTGCGGCACCACCTACAAGGGGCTGCCGGGCGACGTCGCCAAGGGCGACCAGGTGCTCATCAACGACGGCAACGTGGAGCTGCGGGTCACCTCGGTGGAGGGGCCGCGGGTGCGGACGATCGTCATCGAGGGCGGCGTGATCTCCGACCACAAGGGCATCAACCTGCCCGGCGCGGCGGTCAACGTCCCGGCGCTGTCCGAGAAGGACATCGAGGACCTGAAGTTCGCGCTCCAGCTGGGCTGCGACATGGTGGCCCTCTCCTTCGTCCGGGACGCCGCCGACGTGCGGGACGTGCACCGGGTGATGGACGAGGTGGGCCGCCGGGTGCCGGTGATCGCCAAGGTGGAGAAGCCGCAGGCGGTCGCGAACATGGAGGAGGTCGTGGCGGCCTTCGACGGGGTGATGGTGGCCCGCGGCGACCTGGCCGTGGAGTACCCGCTGGAGAAGGTCCCGATGGTGCAGAAGCGCCTGGTGGAGCTGTGCCGGCGGAACGCCAAGCCGGTGATCGTGGCGACCCAGATGATGGAGTCGATGATCACCAACTCGCGGCCCACCCGCGCCGAGGCGTCGGACGTGGCGAACGCGATCCTGGACGGCGCGGACGCGGTGATGCTCTCGGCCGAGTCCTCGGTGGGCCGGTTCCCCATCGAGACGGTCAAGACCATGTCCAAGATCGTGCAGGCCGCCGAGCAGGAGCTGCTCTCCAAGGGGCTGCAGCCGCTGGTGCCCGGCAAGAAGCCGCGCACCCAGGGCGGTTCGGTGGCCCGCGCGGCCTGCGAGATCGCCGACTTCCTCGGCGGCAAGGCGCTGATCGCGTTCACCAAGTCCGGGGACACCGCCCGCCGGCTCTCCCGCTACCGCGCCGCCCAGCCCATCCTGGCCTTCACCACCGACACCGCCACCCGCAACCAGCTCACCCTGAGCTGGGGCGTGGAGTCGTTCGTGGTGCCCTACGTGGACAACACCGACGCCATGGTGGACCTGGTCGACGCCGAACTGCTCAAGCTGAACCGGTACGCCGAGGGCGACACCATGATCATCACCGCCGGTTCGCCCCCCGGCGTCCCCGGCACCACCAACATGGTGCGGGTGCACCACCTGGGCGGCGAGAGCTGA
- a CDS encoding acetate kinase, with product MLVLNSGSSSLKYQLLDMAGSGPDRGARLASGIVERIGEGPVADHEAALKQAAAELDRQGLGLDSPELAAVGHRVVHGGTRFTEPTLIDDAVLAEIEKLVPLAPLHNPANISGITVARGLRPDLPQVAVFDTAFHATMPEAAARYAVDTATADRFGVRRYGFHGTSHAYVSRATARLLGKDPAEVNTIVLHLGNGASASAVRGGVCVDTSMGLTPLEGLVMGTRSGDIDPAAIFHLARVGGMSTDEIDTLLNKRSGLVGLCGDNDMREIGRRMGEGDPAAQLAFDVYVHRLRKYVGAYTAVLGRVDAIAFTAGVGENSAAVREAALRGLGALGIEVDAVRNAIRGSSARLISAAASRVAVAVVPTDEELEIATQTYALVNR from the coding sequence GTGCTGGTGCTGAACTCCGGCTCCTCGTCCCTGAAGTACCAGCTGCTGGACATGGCGGGGAGCGGCCCGGACCGTGGGGCCCGGCTCGCCTCCGGCATCGTGGAACGCATCGGCGAGGGCCCGGTCGCCGACCACGAGGCGGCCCTGAAGCAGGCCGCCGCCGAGCTGGACCGGCAGGGGCTGGGGCTGGACTCCCCCGAGCTGGCGGCCGTCGGCCACCGGGTGGTGCACGGCGGCACCCGGTTCACCGAGCCGACCCTGATCGACGACGCGGTGCTCGCCGAGATCGAGAAGCTGGTGCCGCTGGCGCCGCTGCACAACCCGGCGAACATCTCCGGCATCACGGTGGCCCGGGGGCTGCGGCCGGACCTGCCGCAGGTCGCGGTCTTCGACACCGCCTTCCACGCCACGATGCCGGAGGCCGCCGCCCGGTACGCCGTGGACACCGCCACCGCCGACCGCTTCGGGGTGCGCCGCTATGGTTTCCACGGCACCTCCCACGCCTATGTCTCCCGGGCCACCGCCCGGCTGCTGGGCAAGGACCCCGCCGAGGTCAACACCATCGTGCTGCACCTGGGGAACGGGGCGAGCGCCTCCGCGGTGCGCGGCGGCGTCTGCGTGGACACCTCCATGGGGCTCACCCCGCTGGAGGGCCTGGTCATGGGCACCCGTTCCGGCGACATCGACCCGGCCGCGATCTTCCACCTGGCGCGGGTCGGCGGGATGTCCACCGACGAGATCGACACCCTGCTCAACAAGCGCAGCGGGCTGGTCGGTCTGTGCGGCGACAACGACATGCGGGAGATCGGCCGCCGGATGGGCGAGGGCGACCCGGCCGCGCAGCTGGCCTTCGACGTCTACGTCCACCGGCTGCGGAAATATGTGGGCGCGTACACCGCGGTGCTCGGCCGGGTGGACGCCATCGCGTTCACCGCCGGCGTCGGGGAGAACTCCGCCGCCGTGCGGGAGGCCGCGCTGCGCGGCCTGGGCGCGCTGGGCATCGAGGTGGACGCGGTACGGAACGCCATCCGCGGCTCCTCGGCGCGGCTGATCTCGGCGGCGGCGAGCCGGGTGGCCGTGGCCGTGGTGCCCACCGACGAGGAGCTGGAGATCGCCACCCAGACGTACGCGCTGGTCAACCGCTAG
- the pta gene encoding phosphate acetyltransferase, with protein sequence MTRSVYVTGIDRGDGRQVVELGVMELLTRHVDRVGVFRPLVHDRPDRLFDLLRARYRLGQPPHTAYGMGYEEAASLQAERGTDALVTELVERFHAVARDHEYVLVLGSDYAATSLPDELGLNARLANEFGAPVITVVGGQDQSGESLRAEAHNAYRAYRARGCDVAALVVNRVAPEDHAAVAGLLAERLPVPCYTLPEDGSLSAPTVSQVVRALDAVVLLGDDAGLSRDVRDFVFGGAMLPTFLPALTEGCLVVTPGDRADLIIGALAAHSAGAPPIAGVLLTLDERPGPDILALASRLAPGTPVVSVPGRSFPTAEQLFALEGKLHAGNPRKAETALGLFDRHVDTAELTNRIAVARSGRVTPMMFEHELIERSRAGRRRVVLPEGTEERVLRAADVLLRRDVCELTLLGEEDTVRKRAAELGIQLTDAQIVDPQTSPLRERFAERYAALRAHKGVTHELAYDVVADVSYFGTLMVQEGLADGMVSGAAHSTAATIRPAFEIIKTAPGARIVSSVFFMCLADRVLVYGDCAVNPDPDAEQLADIAIQSAATAAQFGVEPRIAMLSYSTGTSGSGADVDKVRRATELVRELRPDLLVEGPIQYDAAVDPAVAAAKLPGSRVAGRATVLVFPDLNTGNNTYKAVQRSAGAVAVGPVLQGLRKPVNDLSRGALVQDIVNTVAITAVQAQSQARAPQSQAHPPTGQRSQTQKAPNA encoded by the coding sequence GTGACACGGAGCGTGTACGTGACCGGGATCGACCGCGGCGACGGCCGCCAGGTCGTCGAACTGGGAGTGATGGAGCTCCTGACCCGCCATGTGGACCGCGTCGGGGTGTTCCGCCCGCTGGTGCACGACCGCCCCGACCGCCTCTTCGACCTGCTGCGGGCCCGCTACCGGCTCGGCCAGCCGCCGCACACCGCGTACGGCATGGGCTACGAGGAGGCGGCCTCGCTCCAGGCCGAACGGGGCACCGACGCGCTCGTGACCGAGCTGGTGGAGCGGTTCCACGCGGTCGCCCGGGACCACGAGTACGTCCTGGTGCTGGGCAGCGACTACGCGGCCACCAGCCTCCCCGACGAACTGGGGCTCAACGCGCGGCTGGCCAACGAGTTCGGCGCCCCGGTGATCACCGTGGTCGGCGGCCAGGACCAGAGCGGCGAGTCGCTGCGCGCCGAGGCCCACAACGCCTACCGCGCCTACCGGGCCCGGGGGTGCGACGTGGCGGCGCTGGTGGTGAACCGGGTCGCGCCGGAGGACCACGCCGCGGTGGCCGGGCTGCTCGCCGAGCGGCTGCCGGTGCCCTGCTACACGCTGCCGGAGGACGGCTCGCTGTCCGCCCCCACCGTCTCCCAGGTGGTCCGCGCGCTCGACGCGGTGGTGCTGCTGGGCGACGACGCCGGGCTCTCCCGGGACGTGCGGGACTTCGTCTTCGGCGGCGCCATGCTGCCCACCTTCCTGCCCGCGCTCACCGAGGGCTGCCTGGTGGTGACCCCCGGCGACCGGGCCGACCTGATCATCGGCGCGCTGGCCGCGCACAGCGCCGGCGCCCCGCCGATCGCCGGGGTGCTGCTCACCCTGGACGAGCGGCCCGGCCCGGACATCCTGGCGCTCGCCTCCCGGCTGGCTCCCGGCACCCCGGTGGTCTCGGTGCCCGGCCGCAGCTTCCCCACCGCCGAGCAGCTGTTCGCCCTGGAGGGGAAGCTGCACGCGGGCAACCCGCGGAAGGCGGAGACCGCGCTCGGCCTGTTCGACCGGCACGTGGACACCGCCGAGCTGACGAACCGGATCGCGGTGGCCCGCTCCGGCCGGGTCACGCCGATGATGTTCGAGCACGAGCTGATCGAGCGGTCGCGGGCCGGCCGGCGGCGGGTGGTGCTCCCCGAGGGCACCGAGGAGCGGGTGCTGCGCGCGGCCGACGTGCTGCTCCGCCGCGACGTGTGCGAGCTGACCCTGCTGGGCGAGGAGGACACCGTCCGCAAGCGCGCCGCCGAGCTGGGCATCCAGCTCACCGACGCGCAGATCGTCGATCCGCAGACGTCCCCGCTGCGGGAACGGTTCGCCGAGCGGTACGCCGCGCTGCGGGCCCACAAGGGCGTCACCCACGAGCTGGCGTACGACGTGGTGGCCGACGTGTCGTACTTCGGCACCCTGATGGTGCAGGAGGGACTGGCCGACGGCATGGTCTCCGGGGCTGCGCACTCCACCGCCGCCACCATCCGGCCCGCGTTCGAGATCATCAAGACCGCGCCCGGCGCCCGGATCGTCTCGTCGGTCTTCTTCATGTGCCTGGCCGACCGGGTCCTGGTGTACGGCGACTGCGCGGTCAACCCGGACCCGGACGCCGAGCAGCTGGCGGACATCGCCATCCAGTCGGCGGCCACCGCCGCCCAGTTCGGGGTGGAGCCGCGGATCGCGATGCTCTCCTACTCCACCGGCACCTCCGGCTCCGGCGCGGACGTGGACAAGGTCCGCAGGGCCACCGAGCTGGTCCGGGAACTCCGGCCGGACCTGCTGGTCGAGGGGCCGATCCAGTACGACGCGGCGGTGGACCCGGCCGTGGCGGCCGCCAAGCTGCCCGGCTCGCGGGTGGCCGGCCGGGCCACGGTGCTGGTCTTCCCCGACCTCAACACCGGCAACAACACCTACAAGGCGGTCCAGCGGTCGGCCGGCGCGGTGGCGGTGGGCCCGGTGCTCCAGGGGCTGCGCAAGCCCGTGAACGACCTCTCCCGCGGCGCCCTCGTCCAGGACATCGTCAACACCGTCGCGATCACCGCGGTGCAGGCGCAGAGCCAGGCCAGAGCACCGCAGTCCCAGGCCCATCCACCGACCGGTCAGCGGTCCCAGACGCAGAAGGCACCGAACGCGTGA
- a CDS encoding 6-phosphofructokinase: MRIGVLTAGGDCPGLNAVIRSVVHRAVAGHGDEVIGFEDGFRGLLEGRHRKLDLEAVSGILARGGTILGSSRLERARLQEACETSKELARDYGIDVLIPIGGEGTLTAARMLSDSGLPVVGVPKTIDNDISATDRTFGFDTAVGVATEAMDRLKTTAESHQRVMVVEVMGRHAGWIALESGMAAGAHGICLPERPFDVDDLVKMVEERFARGKKFAVICVAEGAHPAEGTMEYQKGEIDQYGHERFAGIGNRLAVELERRLGKEARPVILGHVQRGGTPTAYDRVLATRFGWHAVEAAHRGDFGMMTALRGTEIRMAPIADAVTELKRVPAHRMHEAESVF, from the coding sequence ATGCGCATCGGAGTTCTCACCGCGGGCGGCGACTGTCCGGGGCTCAACGCCGTGATCCGGTCCGTCGTGCACCGCGCGGTGGCCGGGCACGGTGACGAGGTCATCGGCTTCGAGGACGGGTTCCGGGGGCTGCTGGAGGGCCGCCACCGCAAGCTGGACCTGGAGGCCGTCAGCGGCATCCTGGCCCGCGGCGGCACCATCCTCGGCTCCTCCAGGCTGGAGCGCGCCCGGCTCCAGGAGGCCTGCGAGACGTCCAAGGAACTGGCCCGCGACTACGGCATCGACGTCCTCATCCCGATCGGCGGCGAGGGCACCCTGACCGCGGCCCGGATGCTCTCCGACTCCGGGCTCCCGGTGGTCGGCGTGCCCAAGACCATCGACAACGACATCTCCGCCACCGACCGCACCTTCGGCTTCGACACGGCCGTCGGGGTGGCCACCGAGGCCATGGACCGGCTGAAGACCACCGCCGAGTCCCACCAGAGGGTGATGGTGGTCGAGGTCATGGGGCGGCACGCCGGCTGGATCGCGCTGGAGTCCGGCATGGCGGCGGGCGCGCACGGCATCTGCCTGCCCGAGCGGCCCTTCGACGTGGACGACCTGGTGAAGATGGTCGAGGAGCGGTTCGCCCGCGGCAAGAAGTTCGCGGTCATCTGCGTCGCCGAGGGCGCGCACCCCGCCGAGGGGACGATGGAGTACCAGAAGGGCGAGATCGACCAGTACGGGCACGAGCGCTTCGCCGGCATCGGCAACCGGCTCGCCGTCGAGCTGGAGCGGCGGCTGGGCAAGGAGGCCCGCCCGGTCATCCTCGGCCACGTGCAGCGCGGCGGTACCCCCACCGCCTACGACCGGGTGCTCGCCACCCGGTTCGGCTGGCACGCGGTGGAGGCCGCGCACCGCGGCGACTTCGGCATGATGACCGCGCTGCGCGGCACCGAGATCCGCATGGCGCCGATCGCGGACGCGGTGACCGAGCTGAAGCGGGTCCCGGCGCACCGGATGCACGAGGCCGAGTCCGTCTTCTGA
- a CDS encoding alpha/beta fold hydrolase, whose amino-acid sequence MTSHTTETTAGLPVPTLGRVVRGTGPGLLLAHGAGGGIDANYGPLLEGLARHHTVVGPDYPGTGRTPRATAPLTLDGLADELVAAAVAEGLDTFAISGYSLGTAVAVRAAARHPERVTALVLTAGFVRPNPRLRLAVRLWRELLEAGDAQRLAAFLVLNGMGAPALDRLGADDLDSALAGTAATVPPGTADHLALLDTVDVSGDLAGIAVPTLVVSTVHDALVSQHHQRELAAGIPGARLTELASGHLPFVERPAEWLETITGFLASAGAGAAAGAGAAAGAGAGA is encoded by the coding sequence ATGACTTCACACACCACCGAAACCACCGCCGGCCTGCCCGTTCCGACGCTGGGGCGGGTGGTCCGGGGCACCGGCCCGGGTCTGCTCCTCGCGCACGGCGCGGGCGGCGGTATCGACGCCAACTACGGCCCGCTGCTGGAGGGGCTGGCCCGGCACCACACCGTGGTCGGACCGGACTACCCCGGCACCGGCCGCACCCCGCGCGCGACTGCCCCGCTCACCCTCGACGGACTCGCCGACGAACTGGTCGCCGCCGCCGTGGCGGAAGGGCTCGACACCTTCGCCATCTCCGGGTACTCGTTGGGCACCGCGGTCGCCGTCCGGGCGGCCGCCCGGCACCCGGAACGGGTCACCGCGCTGGTGCTCACCGCCGGGTTCGTGCGGCCCAACCCGCGCCTGCGCCTCGCGGTCCGGCTCTGGCGGGAGCTGCTGGAGGCCGGGGACGCACAGCGGCTGGCCGCGTTCCTGGTGCTGAACGGCATGGGCGCGCCCGCGCTGGACCGGCTCGGCGCCGACGACCTGGACAGCGCCCTCGCCGGCACCGCGGCCACCGTCCCGCCGGGCACCGCCGACCACCTGGCCCTGCTCGACACGGTGGACGTCAGCGGCGACCTGGCCGGCATCGCGGTGCCGACGCTGGTGGTCTCCACCGTGCACGACGCCCTGGTCTCCCAGCACCACCAGCGGGAGCTCGCGGCCGGCATCCCCGGCGCACGGCTGACCGAACTGGCCAGTGGCCACCTGCCGTTCGTCGAGCGGCCCGCCGAGTGGCTGGAAACCATCACCGGCTTCCTCGCGTCGGCCGGAGCCGGTGCGGCCGCCGGAGCCGGTGCGGCCGCCGGAGCCGGTGCCGGAGCCTGA
- a CDS encoding helix-turn-helix domain-containing protein, whose translation MSPPPPFDALAARRLREALGMTHAHVAHGMWAAYGLRVAPGTVAAWERGEAVPSAGELPALAGALWCAPGELLAAPTTLREHRLARGLADADVARRIGMDLASYRRAERTGDWPGDERQEALLGEVLELRPAELFRLTGRAERLARLLHGAVTTRWQAYSRPVAALVAMDRERTDTALERLHGGYQARMVASLSWGEGGGATAAQDAGRRFLAELVDRFWAELPP comes from the coding sequence GTGTCCCCGCCACCGCCCTTCGACGCCCTCGCCGCCCGCCGGCTGCGCGAGGCGCTGGGCATGACCCACGCCCATGTCGCACACGGCATGTGGGCCGCGTACGGCCTGCGCGTCGCGCCCGGCACGGTGGCCGCCTGGGAGCGCGGGGAGGCGGTGCCGTCCGCCGGTGAACTCCCTGCGCTGGCGGGGGCGCTGTGGTGCGCCCCGGGCGAACTGCTGGCGGCCCCCACCACCCTCCGCGAGCACCGGCTGGCACGCGGGCTCGCCGACGCCGACGTGGCCCGGCGGATCGGCATGGACCTGGCCTCGTACCGGCGGGCGGAGCGCACCGGCGACTGGCCCGGCGACGAGCGCCAGGAGGCGCTGCTGGGCGAGGTGCTGGAGCTGCGGCCGGCCGAGCTGTTCCGGCTCACCGGCCGGGCCGAGCGGCTGGCCCGGCTGCTGCACGGCGCGGTGACCACCCGCTGGCAGGCGTACTCCCGGCCGGTGGCCGCCCTGGTGGCGATGGACCGGGAGCGGACCGACACGGCGCTGGAGCGGCTGCACGGCGGGTACCAGGCGCGCATGGTGGCCTCGCTCAGCTGGGGTGAGGGCGGCGGCGCGACGGCCGCGCAGGACGCCGGGCGGCGCTTCCTGGCCGAGCTGGTGGACCGCTTCTGGGCCGAGCTGCCGCCCTGA